A region from the Cupriavidus sp. D39 genome encodes:
- a CDS encoding CheR family methyltransferase, producing the protein MAHLDCGRSSARGGITFAQDERSAKFASMPNAAVGTGCVDFVMSPREIAEEIKRIVGQPHLASGSDSNDSRPEQASGRGLRQVFGLLENACGIDFAHYKRGTVERRLSRRMGLRQLSSLGDYIAVLETDPSETLALGRDLLIRVTEFFRDPDAFDALVQTVFPRILGERNADIAIRIWVPGCASGEEVYSLAMCLVEYLGGRAATTPIQIFGTDVSVDALETARAGRYIENIARNVSAERLKRFFVRDGDDYRIDKSLRDLCTFARHNVAADPPFSRIDLVSCRNLLIYLDPVLQRSVIPVFHYALRAEGVLMLGPSETVGAFSEYFGVLENKRARLYIRKPRPDRSRNDASSGIATPTSSAGVAQLSSGNREPTSAARLRLEADRKALARYAPPSVLCDEDLNIVDYRGDTSAWLANPDGPPSSNLQRLAKPEVFLAVTEAVKQVCQGGVPVRKTGLRMAVADGAASEASLEVHPVQIAGIDGKWFLVFFGDVQPRSVLMSAAAPGPFKAWMLQALQKGIGHKAVHSADDKDGQIARLTAELNATRERLRATLEEHESAREELKSSEEELLSSNEEFRSTNEELETAKEELQSVNEELSTTNDELRYRVRELKDLHEEVMRARDFAEAIIETISEPVVVLDADLRVTRANSSFMRMFATTAEDTVGTRFYSLGNGQWDLPALRELLEDILPEKTAVRDYQITQPFPRIGLRTMRLNALRVAWLDQALILLTIEDITQQCQDMVRLQEADRQKDEFLATLAHELRNPLAAIRNGLQIWQSGSADEATIKSAQAAVQRQLEHEIALVDDLLDVSRITRGIISLKSGRVDLVIAVQHAVESLRADAEARQHRLTLTMPDEPLVVSGDATRLEQIVNNLLANAIKYTPACGDIQLILERREGDAVLTVIDNGIGMEPEFIPTIFKIFVQAERSLDRRSAGLGLGLALVRRLVELHRGSVHARSDGLNCGSKFVVRLPALPKGTEPERSAAEDRREGVDVVAQRILVVDDNDDAAESSAVLLRLSGHEVQVAAEGQAALDLMDTFRPDVVLLDIGLPDMDGYEVARRIRSMPGHAHVLLVALSGYGQAEHLVRSREAGFNHHLVKPADLRELDTLIASWHNSPDFGGRK; encoded by the coding sequence ATGGCGCACTTGGACTGCGGGCGATCCAGCGCGAGGGGCGGCATCACCTTCGCGCAAGACGAGCGTTCCGCAAAGTTTGCGAGCATGCCGAATGCCGCTGTCGGCACCGGCTGTGTCGATTTCGTCATGTCGCCCCGGGAGATCGCGGAAGAGATCAAGCGAATTGTGGGGCAGCCGCACCTAGCGTCGGGAAGCGACAGCAACGACAGCCGGCCAGAGCAGGCCAGCGGGCGCGGGTTGCGACAAGTGTTTGGGCTGCTGGAGAACGCTTGCGGCATTGACTTCGCTCACTATAAGCGCGGCACGGTGGAACGCAGGCTTTCCCGGCGAATGGGACTGCGGCAGCTTTCGTCGCTGGGGGATTACATTGCCGTTCTGGAAACCGATCCGAGCGAGACACTTGCGCTCGGGCGAGACCTGCTGATTCGCGTGACAGAGTTCTTCCGCGATCCCGACGCATTCGATGCACTAGTCCAAACGGTGTTTCCGCGCATCCTGGGGGAACGCAATGCCGACATCGCCATCCGCATATGGGTCCCTGGCTGCGCAAGCGGTGAAGAGGTGTATTCCCTCGCCATGTGTCTCGTTGAGTATCTGGGCGGACGCGCCGCTACCACGCCCATCCAGATCTTCGGAACCGACGTGAGCGTGGATGCCTTGGAGACCGCGCGGGCGGGACGCTATATCGAGAACATCGCCCGCAACGTCTCCGCCGAGCGGCTGAAGCGATTCTTTGTGCGCGACGGCGACGACTACCGGATCGACAAGTCCCTCCGCGATCTCTGTACCTTTGCGCGCCATAACGTTGCCGCCGATCCGCCGTTCTCTCGCATAGACTTGGTGAGCTGCCGCAACCTGCTGATCTACCTTGACCCGGTCCTGCAGCGTAGTGTCATTCCGGTATTTCACTACGCGCTGCGCGCTGAAGGCGTGTTGATGCTGGGCCCATCCGAGACGGTAGGTGCGTTCTCCGAGTACTTTGGCGTGCTAGAGAACAAGCGCGCCAGGCTGTACATCAGGAAGCCGCGCCCGGATCGATCACGCAACGACGCATCGAGCGGGATCGCTACACCGACATCCTCCGCAGGCGTGGCCCAACTGTCCAGCGGCAATCGGGAACCCACGAGTGCGGCGCGGCTCCGCCTGGAGGCAGACCGCAAGGCATTGGCGCGCTACGCACCGCCTTCTGTACTGTGCGACGAGGATCTCAATATCGTTGACTATCGTGGTGACACGAGCGCGTGGCTCGCGAATCCTGACGGGCCGCCAAGCAGCAATCTTCAGCGGCTCGCCAAGCCCGAAGTGTTCCTGGCGGTGACGGAAGCGGTCAAGCAAGTCTGTCAGGGCGGTGTCCCAGTTCGAAAGACGGGCTTGCGCATGGCCGTGGCCGACGGAGCTGCATCAGAAGCCAGCCTGGAAGTGCATCCCGTGCAAATCGCTGGTATTGACGGAAAATGGTTTCTGGTTTTCTTTGGCGATGTGCAACCGCGATCTGTCCTCATGTCTGCCGCCGCGCCGGGGCCGTTTAAGGCCTGGATGCTTCAGGCCTTGCAAAAGGGGATTGGCCATAAGGCAGTGCATTCCGCCGACGACAAGGACGGACAGATCGCGCGGCTCACGGCAGAGCTGAACGCCACCCGTGAGCGGCTTCGAGCGACACTCGAGGAGCACGAAAGCGCGCGCGAGGAATTGAAGTCGAGCGAGGAAGAGCTGCTGTCCAGCAATGAGGAGTTTCGCAGCACAAACGAAGAGCTGGAGACCGCCAAGGAAGAACTCCAGTCCGTCAACGAGGAGCTCTCCACGACTAACGACGAACTGCGCTATCGCGTCCGCGAACTCAAGGATCTGCACGAAGAAGTGATGCGGGCGCGGGACTTTGCCGAGGCCATCATCGAGACCATCTCGGAACCGGTTGTTGTGCTTGACGCCGATCTTCGTGTTACGCGAGCCAACTCCTCTTTCATGCGCATGTTTGCAACGACAGCTGAGGATACCGTTGGAACGCGGTTTTACTCGCTCGGCAACGGACAGTGGGATCTTCCCGCATTGCGCGAATTGCTGGAGGACATTCTTCCGGAGAAAACCGCCGTCCGCGACTATCAGATCACGCAACCGTTTCCCCGCATCGGCTTGCGCACGATGCGCTTGAATGCGTTACGGGTGGCATGGCTCGATCAAGCGCTGATCCTGCTGACGATCGAGGATATCACCCAGCAGTGTCAGGATATGGTGCGGCTGCAGGAAGCCGATCGCCAGAAGGACGAATTTCTCGCCACGCTGGCTCACGAATTACGGAACCCCTTGGCGGCGATTCGCAATGGTCTGCAGATCTGGCAAAGCGGAAGCGCCGACGAGGCAACGATCAAATCGGCGCAAGCGGCAGTCCAGAGGCAGCTGGAGCACGAGATCGCACTGGTAGATGATTTGCTGGATGTTTCGCGAATTACGCGCGGCATCATTTCACTCAAGTCCGGACGTGTCGATCTCGTGATCGCTGTGCAGCACGCAGTTGAATCGCTGCGCGCAGATGCCGAAGCGCGTCAACATCGGTTGACCCTTACGATGCCGGATGAACCCTTGGTCGTCAGCGGCGACGCAACGCGACTTGAGCAGATCGTGAATAATCTCCTGGCCAATGCGATCAAGTACACACCCGCGTGCGGAGATATTCAGCTCATTTTGGAGCGTCGTGAGGGTGACGCCGTTTTGACAGTCATCGACAACGGCATCGGTATGGAGCCAGAGTTCATCCCTACCATTTTCAAGATTTTTGTGCAAGCGGAGCGGTCGCTCGACCGGCGCTCTGCAGGACTTGGGCTTGGTCTCGCGCTGGTGCGTCGCCTGGTTGAGTTGCACCGCGGATCCGTGCATGCTCGCAGTGACGGCCTGAATTGCGGCAGCAAGTTCGTCGTGCGGCTTCCCGCGTTGCCCAAGGGCACCGAGCCGGAACGCTCTGCAGCAGAGGATCGCCGCGAGGGGGTGGACGTCGTGGCCCAGCGGATTTTGGTCGTTGATGACAATGACGACGCGGCGGAAAGTAGCGCGGTATTGCTTCGGCTCAGTGGACATGAAGTGCAAGTCGCCGCCGAGGGGCAGGCCGCGCTGGACCTGATGGACACTTTCAGGCCCGACGTGGTGCTTCTGGACATCGGCTTGCCAGACATGGACGGCTATGAGGTGGCGCGCCGAATCCGATCAATGCCCGGTCACGCCCACGTGCTGTTGGTCGCCCTTAGTGGGTACGGGCAAGCGGAGCATTTGGTTCGCTCTCGTGAAGCGGGTTTCAACCATCACCTCGTCAAGCCCGCGGATCTTCGCGAGCTGGATACTCTCATCGCGTCTTGGCACAATAGTCCAGATTTTGGGGGCAGGAAGTAG
- a CDS encoding DUF2188 domain-containing protein, producing MPNNIHVVPHKDGWDVTEENARYAESHHATQEEAIAAATARAKRDRVELQVHGAGQIRLRNSFDDTPREI from the coding sequence ATGCCAAACAATATCCATGTGGTCCCGCATAAGGACGGCTGGGACGTCACCGAGGAAAATGCGCGGTATGCGGAGTCGCACCACGCGACGCAAGAGGAGGCCATCGCGGCCGCCACTGCCCGTGCGAAACGGGACAGGGTCGAATTGCAGGTTCACGGCGCGGGGCAGATTCGTCTGCGCAACAGCTTTGACGACACACCACGCGAAATCTAG
- a CDS encoding response regulator: MVDDESGVIDALACALEREGYAVEQAADGLSAFAAAQRVHPSVVVTDWIMPHADGAMLCKMLLGEPGLSATPIVISTGCKLQPVIANPTVRYCPKPCLPDDVVRAVHELLGNTAFPCVHDAPQS, encoded by the coding sequence GTGGTCGACGACGAATCAGGCGTGATCGATGCGTTGGCCTGCGCGCTCGAGCGCGAAGGCTATGCTGTCGAACAGGCAGCGGACGGGCTCAGTGCCTTCGCCGCTGCGCAGCGCGTTCATCCGAGCGTGGTGGTGACCGACTGGATCATGCCGCATGCCGATGGCGCGATGCTTTGCAAAATGCTGCTGGGCGAGCCAGGCCTGAGCGCCACGCCAATCGTGATCTCGACCGGTTGCAAACTACAACCTGTGATCGCCAATCCGACCGTCCGCTACTGCCCGAAACCCTGCCTGCCCGACGATGTGGTGCGGGCCGTTCATGAGCTCCTCGGCAACACGGCCTTCCCATGTGTGCACGACGCGCCGCAGTCATGA